The nucleotide window GGCGCCGCGTTGCCATTCGTCGACAAGCGATGTGTCCTGCTTGACGTAGCTGAAACCGTTCGCCTCGGCCCAGGATTTGCGCCCGCGGTTAGGTGCCGACGAGTCGGACACCCACAGCCACACGCCGGCGATGAGCAGGACAATCGCCAGACAGATAAGTAAGTAAGCCATCAAGACGTGATGTTACTGCTCGGCGCGGCGTTTCCGCCGGTGGCACGGCCGAAAAGCGGCGTGGCTACATGTTGGTTGCGAGCGGGTTCTTCGGGTCCGCCGACCACTGCGACCAGCCGCCCACGAAGTGCGTGAGCACCGGCAGGCCCGCATGCGCCATCGCGGCGAGCATCAGCGAGGAGTGGTTACCGGAACCGGAGTAGACAATCGCGTCCTGCGGGTCGGTCTCAGAAGTGATGCCGAGGCCGGCGAAGATCTCGCGGATCGTGCCCGGGTCCTTCACCTTCACCTGATCGTGCTCGCCGTGCTTGATAAACAGCTCATCCACGGGCAGGTTCCGCGCGCTCGGGATGTGCCCGGCGCGCAGGTCGAAGACTTCGCGGCGGCCGTCGAAACGGTTCTTGGAGCGGGCGTCGATAAGCGTGCCCTCGAAAGCCTTGACTTCCTCGATGCTGGCGACGGGCATGTGCCCCTCCGACACCTCGACCTCGCGCGGCACGACGACATTGCCGGGGCCGGCGACCGTGTCGAAGCCGTCGCCGTCCCAGTCGGCGAAGCCGCCGTCCAGGATGAACACGTCCTCAATGCCAGCCCAGCGCAGAATGAACCATGCGCGAGAGGCGAACAGGCCGTTGCCGCGGTCGTAGATGTAGGTCGGGCGGCCTGGCTCGATGCCCCACTCCTTGGTTGCCTTCGCCACAACGTCAATGCTGGGCATTGGGTTGCGGCCTTCGTAGCGGCCCGGCATGCCAGCGAGCTGCGACGCGGGATCGCAAAACACCGCTGTCGGGATGTGCTCGGATTGGAACTTCGACCAAGCTTTGCCATCGGTGCGCTCCCACAGGGCGGCGATGATGGTGTGCTTCTGGCCAGTCTTGATGCGTTCGTTCAGGGCTTCAGCGGAGACAAAGACGCTCATGCGAGCCAGTCTAGCCGTGGTTAGGCCATGTAGCCGGGGGCTTGCTGGATCGCACCGTCGGACTCGAGGCCATCGAGCCACTCCATGATCCCCTCACGCGGGCAGTCCGCCCCAATCGACGCCGCGAGCATCCCGCCGGGGCCCAGCTCTACGCGGCACCCGAACGCGAGCAGCGTCTCCGCGATCTGATTCGGCTCCTCCGTCTCCGGCAGGATCCGAATTGTCGACGCCCCTCCGCGCACCACCACACGGTCCACGTGAAACTGCCCGCCGACCAGCACGCATTCGACGATGTCGCCGAGCGCCAGCGCCGTGTCCACAAATGGCACGCTCGCCACCACGAAGTGGTTGCTGGTCAGTTGCTGCGCCGCAAGCTGCTCGTTCTCCACGCCCGGAAGCGCGACGCGGGTGGTGATCGTCGTGGTCGGCTCCATGCGTGCAGTCTAGAGCAGTTTGCTTATCGACGGCCCCTTGTACGCGCTCCCGTCGCGTTACCTCGCGCTGACGTCGAGCATCTCGCCGCCGTCGGCTACGTCGACATGGACCTGGTCGCCGTCGCGGATGTCACCTGCGAGCAGCTTCTTTGCCAGCCGGTCGCCGATCGCTTGCTGGATCAAGCGGCGCAGCGGGCGTGCACCGTACGCCGGGTCATACCCGCGGTCGGCCAGCCAGGACTTGGCGGCATCCGAGACGTCGAGCGTGAGCCGGCGTGCGGAGAGGCGCTCTGCCAGACCCTCGAGCTGGATCTCCACGATGCCCACCAGCTGATCCTGGGTGAGCGGCTCGAAGACCACCACGTCGTCAAGACGGTTGATGAACTCCGGCTTGAAGTGGTGCTTCACGGCCTCCATGATCTGCTCGCGGTTGCCGCCCGCGCCCAGGTTGGACGTCAGGATGATCACCGTGTTGCGGAAGTCGACGGTGCGACCCTGGCCGTCGGTAAGCCGGCCTTCATCCAACACCTGAAGGAGCACGTCGAAGACATCCGGGTGCGCCTTCTCGACTTCGTCGAAAAGCACGAGCGAATAGGGGCGGCGACGGACAGCTTCGGTGAGCTGGCCACCGGCATCGTAGCCGACATATCCCGGAGGGGCGCCGACAAGGCGGGCGACGGAGTGCTTTTCGCCGTACTCGCTCATGTCGATGCGGACCATGGCGGACTCGTCGTCGAAGAGGAACTCCGCGAGCGCTTTCGCCAGCTCCGTCTTACCCACACCGGTCGGGCCGAGGAAGAGGAACGAACCGATCGGACGGTTGGGATCCGCGACCCCGGCGCGCGAACGGCGCACCGCGTCAGACACAGCGACAACTGCTTCCTTCTGGCCAACGACGCGGCCCGCCAGCACCGACTCCATGTTGAGCAGCTTCTCGGTCTCGCCCTGCATCATCTTGCCGGCCGGAATGCCGGTCCACGAGGACACAACCTCCGCGATGACATCGGGCGTGACTTCCTCCTCCAGCATGGTCTTGGTGCTGGCCTGGCTTTCGGCAGCTGCGACCTCCGCCTCGAGCTCCGGGATGCGCCCGTAGCGCAGCTCGGAGACCTTGGCGTAGTCGCCTTCGCGCTCCGCGATCTCGGACTCGTTGCGCAGGCGTTCGAGTTCCTCCTTCGCGGACTGGACCTTGTTCACCTCGCCCTTCTCGTTCTCCCAGCGCGCCTTCATCTCGCCGAGCTTTTCACGCTGATCGGCGAGTTCCTGGCGCAGGTCGGACAGGCGCTGCTGCGAAGCCGCGTCGTTCTCCTTCGCCAAAGCGATCTCTTCGATCTCAAGGCGACGGACCACGCGCTCAAGCTCGTCGATCTCCTGCGGGGAGGAGTCGATCTGCATGCGCAGGCGCGAGCCGGCCTCGTCGACCAAGTCGATCGCCTTGTCCGGCAGGAAGCGGTTAGTGATGTAGCGGTTGGACAGCTCGGCGGCAGCGACCAGGGCAGAGTCCTGGATGCGCACACCGTGGTGCACCTCGTAGCGCTCCTTCAAACCACGCAGGATGCCGATCGTGTCCTCAACGGTCGGCTCACCCACGTAGACCTGCTGGAAGCGGCGCTCCAGCGCGGCGTCCTTCTCGATGTACTGGCGGTATTCATCCAGCGTCGTCGCACCGACGAGGCGCAGCTCGCCGCGGGCCAGCATCGGCTTGATCATGTTGCCCGCGTCCATTGCTCCCTCGCCAGACGCGCCAGCGCCGACGATGGTGTGCAGCTCATCGATAAAGGTGAT belongs to Corynebacterium glaucum and includes:
- a CDS encoding sulfurtransferase, which translates into the protein MSVFVSAEALNERIKTGQKHTIIAALWERTDGKAWSKFQSEHIPTAVFCDPASQLAGMPGRYEGRNPMPSIDVVAKATKEWGIEPGRPTYIYDRGNGLFASRAWFILRWAGIEDVFILDGGFADWDGDGFDTVAGPGNVVVPREVEVSEGHMPVASIEEVKAFEGTLIDARSKNRFDGRREVFDLRAGHIPSARNLPVDELFIKHGEHDQVKVKDPGTIREIFAGLGITSETDPQDAIVYSGSGNHSSLMLAAMAHAGLPVLTHFVGGWSQWSADPKNPLATNM
- a CDS encoding DUF4265 domain-containing protein: MEPTTTITTRVALPGVENEQLAAQQLTSNHFVVASVPFVDTALALGDIVECVLVGGQFHVDRVVVRGGASTIRILPETEEPNQIAETLLAFGCRVELGPGGMLAASIGADCPREGIMEWLDGLESDGAIQQAPGYMA
- the clpB gene encoding ATP-dependent chaperone ClpB, with the translated sequence MGTFNPTTKTQEAIRQALQKASAAGNPDIRPAHLLEAILTQDEGIAAPVLKATGVDPDTVAREAAQITDGYPKAEGQNLANPNFNRDALNAINAAQELAGELGDEFVSTEVLLAAIAKGGDEAAELLKKRGATYEVLKGAFPSVRGSKKVTSEDPEQQFQALEKYSTDLTARAREGKIDPVIGRDAEIRRVVQVLSRRTKNNPVLIGEPGVGKTAVVEGLARRIVAGDVPESLKGKTLISLDLGSMVAGAKFRGEFEERLKAVLDEIKSSDGEIITFIDELHTIVGAGASGEGAMDAGNMIKPMLARGELRLVGATTLDEYRQYIEKDAALERRFQQVYVGEPTVEDTIGILRGLKERYEVHHGVRIQDSALVAAAELSNRYITNRFLPDKAIDLVDEAGSRLRMQIDSSPQEIDELERVVRRLEIEEIALAKENDAASQQRLSDLRQELADQREKLGEMKARWENEKGEVNKVQSAKEELERLRNESEIAEREGDYAKVSELRYGRIPELEAEVAAAESQASTKTMLEEEVTPDVIAEVVSSWTGIPAGKMMQGETEKLLNMESVLAGRVVGQKEAVVAVSDAVRRSRAGVADPNRPIGSFLFLGPTGVGKTELAKALAEFLFDDESAMVRIDMSEYGEKHSVARLVGAPPGYVGYDAGGQLTEAVRRRPYSLVLFDEVEKAHPDVFDVLLQVLDEGRLTDGQGRTVDFRNTVIILTSNLGAGGNREQIMEAVKHHFKPEFINRLDDVVVFEPLTQDQLVGIVEIQLEGLAERLSARRLTLDVSDAAKSWLADRGYDPAYGARPLRRLIQQAIGDRLAKKLLAGDIRDGDQVHVDVADGGEMLDVSAR